In Pyramidobacter porci, the DNA window GAGAAAAACCCGGCGCTCGGCCATCGAGCGATTCGTTATTCATTGTCGCGCGTGGACATTTTCCGCAGTCAGATCAAAGCTATCCTGCGCGCCAGCGCCTACGGGGACGTTTCCATTCTGCTGCCGCTGATTTCGGCCATTGACGAGGTGCGTTCGGCAAAGGCCGTGATCGATGACGTTAAGGAAGAACTCCGCAGGGAAGGAACGGCCTTCAATCCCCGCACTAAAGTCGGCGTCGTGGTGGAGACCCCTTCGGCCGCCGTCATTTCCGATCTGATCGCGTGCGAATGCGACTTTCTCAGCATCGGCAGCAACGACCTGATCCAATACACCATGGCCGTCGACCGCCTGGCCGCGGCGTTGTCTTATCTTTACTCGCCGTTCTCGCCCTCGGTCCTGCGTCTTGTGCAGACCACCATCAAAAATGGCGCGGCTGCGGGCAAGCCCGTCAGTTTGTGTGGTGAAATGGCGGGAGACCCTCTGCTGAGCCCAATCCTTTTCGGCATGGGGCTGCGTTCTTTCAGCGTCAACCCTTCCGAGATGCTGCGCACCCAGTGGATTCTTTCGCTGTTGAAAACCGAGGAAATGCGCGCCTGCGCCGATGAAGTGCTGAATTTGGCGACAGCGGGGGAGATCCATCGTTACTGCCGGGAGCATTTCTCGCGCTTCGTATCCGGGGATCATATCCTGCCGGAGCAATGATTTTTAAGAGAGCAATCCGCTGTGGTTGCTCTCTTTGTTTGTAGGCAAGGACGCATCGCAATTGTTTTTACATGACTAAGCGAAAGAGCAGTATACGGTAGGAAACAGCGAATAAACGAAATTTCGTCGAGGAAAATCGGAAAAAATAAAATATTTATCTGTAATCGCTCTTGAATTTGACCGCCAAAATTGTATTATAGCCATTGTTAGCACTCGAAGTGGTTAAGTGCTAATAAAAATCACTTCGGAGATTTTTATAGGAGGAATAAATAATGCAGTTGAAACCCCTTGCGGATCGTATCGTCGTCAAAGTCGTCAGCGGAGAAGAAAAGACCAAGAGCGGTCTTTATCTGCCGGATACCGCGCAGGAAAAACCCCAGGAGGGCGAAGTCATCGCCGTCGGAACGGGGCGCATTCTCGACAATGGTCAGAAGCTTCCCCTTGAAGTGAAAGTCGGCGACCACATCGTTTTCAGCAAGTATTCCGGCACGGAGATCAAGCTTGACGGCGAAAAACTCGTGATTTTCAGCGAGCGCGACGTTCTTGCCGTGATTGATTAGTTATTGATTAGTTTTCGACAGACATTATTATTTTCAGGAGGAATTCATAAATGGCTAAAATTCTTGCTTTTGGCGAAGAATCCCGCCGCGCGCTTGAGCGCGGCATCAACAAAGTTGCCGATACTGTCGGCGTGACCCTCGGCCCCAAGGGACGCAACGTGGTGCTGGACAAGAAATTCGGCTCTCCCGCTATCACCAACGACGGCGTGACCATCGCCAAGGAGATCGAGCTTGAAGATCCCTTCGAGAACATGGGCGCTCAGCTTCTGAAAGAAGTCGCCTCCAAGACCAACGACGTGGCCGGCGACGGTACGACCACCGCGACCGTTCTGGCTCGCGAGATGATCAGCGAGGGCATGAAGAACGTGGCCGCCGGCGCCAACGGCATTTATCTTCGCAACGGCATTTCCGTGGCCGTAGACGCCGTGACCGAGCATTTGAAAGCGATGGCTCACCAGGTCAACGGCAAGGACGACATTACCCAGGTCGCTTCGATCTCCGCGAACGACAAGGCCATTGGCGCCATCATCGCCGAAGCCATGGAGAAGGTCGGCCGCGACGGCGTCATCACCGTCGAGGACAGCCAGACCACCGGCACGACGCTGGAGACCGTCGACGGACTTCAGTTCGACAAAGGCTACATCAGCCCCTACATGGTCACCGACCCCGAGCGCATGGAAGCTTCGCTCGAAGACGCCTACGTGCTGATTCACGACGGAAAGATCAGCAACGTCAAAGATCTGCTGCCGATCCTCGAAAAAGTCCTGCAGACCGGCAAGCCTCTGCTGATCATCGCCGAGGACGTGGAAGGCGAAGCCCTGGCGACGCTTGTCGTCAACAAACTGCGCGGCACGATGACCGCCGTGGCCGTGAAGGCCCCCGGCTTCGGCGAGAGACGCAAGGCCATGCTGCAGGACATCGCCGTGGTCACGGGCGGCGAAGTGGTCACCTCCGATCTCGGCGAAAAGCTCGAGAACGTCGAGCTGTCCAAGCTCGGCCGCGCCAAGAAGATCCGCATCACCAAAGAAGACACCACCCTCGTCGACGGCAGCGGCAACAAGGACGACATCCGCAACCGCGCCGCCCAGATCCGTACCGAGATCGAGAACTCCACGTCCGACTACGACAAGGAAAAGCTCAAGGAGCGCCTTGCCAAGCTGGTCGGCGGAGTGGCCGTCATCCAGGTCGGTTCCGCTACGGAGACCGAGCAGAAGGAACTGAAGCTGCGCATCGACGACGCGCTTTCCGCCACCCGCGCGGCCGTTGAAGAAGGCATCGTGGCCGGCGGCGGCGTAGCCCTCGTCAACTGCGTCAATTACCTTGAGAAGGAGATCGAGAAGCAGGGCCTGAAGGGCGACGTCCGCACGGGCGCCAACATCGTGCTCAACTCTCTGTCCTCGCCTCTGCATCTGATCGCGACCAACGCCGGCCTGCAGGGCGACGTGGTTGTCGCGAAAGTCCTTTCCCTTGAGGAAGGGCATGGCCTTGACGCTTCCAACGGCGAGTATGTTGACCTGATCAAAGCGGGCATCATCGACCCTGTCAAGGTTACCCGCAGCGCTCTCGAGAACGCCGCTTCCATTGCCAAGATGATCCTGACCACCGAAGTCCTCGTGGCTGACAAGCCCGAGGAGAAGAAGGCCGATCCGGCCGGCGGCATGGGCCCCGGCATGGGCGGAATGTACTAGACTGTTGCGCTGTTAAAAGTCAAATCGAGAGAAAGAAGAAGCCCGCAGCTGCGGGCTTCTTCTTTCTCTTTACCGAAAACTCGTATGACCGACCGCAATGGATCGAAAAAGTCCGAAGGCATGGCGCGAAGCCGGCCTTCGGACTTTTCGTTATTGAATATTGTATTTCTTGAGCAATTCCTGATACCGTTCTTCGACGGAACGATCGTCCTTTTTGATGTAATCGCGCCAACTGCCAGTACTATTCCCCTCTGCCGGCGGGAGGTCGGGGGCGGGAGGAATGGGCGGCGGAATCTGGGAGGGACCGAAAATTGGAAGCTGATCTTGGGAGACCAGGAGTTCTTCATCCTTCTTGACGGCTTCGAGATCTGTCTTGTCTTGATCCAAAAGCAGCAATTGCGGCGCGTTGGGGTCTTCCGCCTCTGCCGCGCTCTCGGCGTGAAGCGGACAAGTGGCGGTGGGGATCCTGTCCGCAGGCATGTAGATATTGGTGACTTTTTTACATTCCGGCGAAGCTGGAAAGCCGCTTTCGACGCATACGCGCATGACCCTGACGCCGCTTTCCTCGTCGGAAAGCTCTCTGGGAAAGACTTGGGGCGCCTCGAGGATTTTAACGGCGCTTCTGATGAACGAGGACCATACGGGAAGGGCAATTTGACTGCCCGTGGCGTTTTTGCCGCCGAGCGGCTTCAGGTCATCGTTTCCCGCATAAACGACGGCGACCAGCCCGGGAACGCCGCCGGCAAACCATGCGTCGGTGTAATCGTTCGTCGTGCCGGTCTTGCCGAACATTTCGAATCCGGCGAGACGCGCTTTGCTGCCGGTGCCGGCGCGAATAACTTCCTGGAGCATCGAACGGGCTATCATTGCCGTCCCAGGCTGAAGAGCTTCTGTTATCTTCGGGGAATTCAGCTGAAGAACTTTGCCTTCGCGGCTGCGGATCTCTCGAATGAAGTAGGGCTCGACGCGGTTGCCGTTATTGGCGAACACTGAATAAACAACCGCCATTTCCAGCGGCGTGACGCTGGCAACTCCCAGACCAACAGAAAGCGTGGGGGTCAAATACGGCGAGGTGATTCCCATACGCCGGGCTGTCTCGACGACAGCCGTTGGCCCCAGCATATAGGTCAGGCGCACGGCCGGAGTGTTGTGTGAATGAGCCAGAGCGTTGAGCAGAGTCTCTTCTCCTGCATACGTCTCGCTGAAATTGTGCGGCGTCCAGGCAGGTCCCGATGAATTGGGAACGCGCAGTGAAATCGGCGCGTCCATAATGTGGTCAATCGGGCGATAGTCAGCTTCAAGCGCTGCCGTATAAACAATCGGCTTGAAAGCCGAGCCGCTCTGCCGGAACGCCTGCGTCACCCGGTTGAATTTGCTTTGTTCGAAGTCTTTGCCGCCGACCAGCGCGAGAATGGAGCCGTCTGCCGGATCGAGCGCGACAAGCCCGCCTTCGCTTTTCAACTTTGCCATGGACTCCTCGGCTGCCTGCTGCACGTCGAGATCCAGGGTCGTGTAGATCTTCATGCCGCCTTTGTAGATCTTGTCGCTGCCGTAAACCGGAATCAGTTCTTTGAAGAGAATATGACTCACAAAATAGGGCGCTTTATTAAAA includes these proteins:
- the groES gene encoding co-chaperone GroES, coding for MQLKPLADRIVVKVVSGEEKTKSGLYLPDTAQEKPQEGEVIAVGTGRILDNGQKLPLEVKVGDHIVFSKYSGTEIKLDGEKLVIFSERDVLAVID
- the groL gene encoding chaperonin GroEL (60 kDa chaperone family; promotes refolding of misfolded polypeptides especially under stressful conditions; forms two stacked rings of heptamers to form a barrel-shaped 14mer; ends can be capped by GroES; misfolded proteins enter the barrel where they are refolded when GroES binds) — its product is MAKILAFGEESRRALERGINKVADTVGVTLGPKGRNVVLDKKFGSPAITNDGVTIAKEIELEDPFENMGAQLLKEVASKTNDVAGDGTTTATVLAREMISEGMKNVAAGANGIYLRNGISVAVDAVTEHLKAMAHQVNGKDDITQVASISANDKAIGAIIAEAMEKVGRDGVITVEDSQTTGTTLETVDGLQFDKGYISPYMVTDPERMEASLEDAYVLIHDGKISNVKDLLPILEKVLQTGKPLLIIAEDVEGEALATLVVNKLRGTMTAVAVKAPGFGERRKAMLQDIAVVTGGEVVTSDLGEKLENVELSKLGRAKKIRITKEDTTLVDGSGNKDDIRNRAAQIRTEIENSTSDYDKEKLKERLAKLVGGVAVIQVGSATETEQKELKLRIDDALSATRAAVEEGIVAGGGVALVNCVNYLEKEIEKQGLKGDVRTGANIVLNSLSSPLHLIATNAGLQGDVVVAKVLSLEEGHGLDASNGEYVDLIKAGIIDPVKVTRSALENAASIAKMILTTEVLVADKPEEKKADPAGGMGPGMGGMY
- a CDS encoding transglycosylase domain-containing protein — its product is MNSSNNVKGGRAAPQRPKTSANVPQKRKKSFLNKLLMWLGMTVLACIAAISVGLALYINKISDTLPTDDEILAYRANEASIVYDRKGRVITELYVENRKPMKLEQFSKWMVMSILAAEDSQFYSHKGIRPLAILRSLFSGEGGQGASTITQQLSRNLFLSSEKSLDRKAKEAIISLHMERLYSKDKLLETYLNAIYFGHGAWGIDAAAHSYFNKSASDLTLGEASILAGLVAAPEKYSPIRNMNLAKARQNYVLNRLVHLDWITREEADAAAQEQLKFNERTEKNKLVFNKAPYFVSHILFKELIPVYGSDKIYKGGMKIYTTLDLDVQQAAEESMAKLKSEGGLVALDPADGSILALVGGKDFEQSKFNRVTQAFRQSGSAFKPIVYTAALEADYRPIDHIMDAPISLRVPNSSGPAWTPHNFSETYAGEETLLNALAHSHNTPAVRLTYMLGPTAVVETARRMGITSPYLTPTLSVGLGVASVTPLEMAVVYSVFANNGNRVEPYFIREIRSREGKVLQLNSPKITEALQPGTAMIARSMLQEVIRAGTGSKARLAGFEMFGKTGTTNDYTDAWFAGGVPGLVAVVYAGNDDLKPLGGKNATGSQIALPVWSSFIRSAVKILEAPQVFPRELSDEESGVRVMRVCVESGFPASPECKKVTNIYMPADRIPTATCPLHAESAAEAEDPNAPQLLLLDQDKTDLEAVKKDEELLVSQDQLPIFGPSQIPPPIPPAPDLPPAEGNSTGSWRDYIKKDDRSVEERYQELLKKYNIQ